The Magnolia sinica isolate HGM2019 chromosome 3, MsV1, whole genome shotgun sequence genome includes the window AAAGAACCTTAATTAGTCAGATCTTTAAAGTGAGACATACTATTCGGCCTTCCAAATGAGCAGTCGATTCTTGCCATGGATAAAACTTTCAAACTTGAAAATTCTTATCCATGCAATTTTCAGCCTTTTATGTTGATTAGAAGCCCTCTTGACAGGGTAATTCAGTTGCCGACGCATTGGCCAGACTAGCAAGTGAAGGTCACGCCAACCAATTCGTTTTCTACCGGGATGAGCTTCCTAGGAGCATCAAGGGCTCTCTGTTCCTCGATAACACTGGTCTTGGCAACCTTAGATAGCCCTATTGCTTAGCGGCTCTTTTGTATAGCTCCTGTGTGTAGATATGATAGGGTCGGCCCGATCCTTTTTTGTTGGGGCTGACCTGAATGGTTGTATCATTTTTCCTATGAATGAAGAATTCctgtttgttaaatttttttattttatttttttttaaaagccctCTTGACATATACATTCTGTACATAGGACTTTTTATTTGGCCAGATAAAGGAGTTAGATGGAAATCTATTATAATCAATTTGCATCCCAAGATATTAATAAAACATGAGAAGAGTAATCATGAATAATGTCTACGGAGGAAAAGGAAGAGTAAGAAAATTGGACTCTCACTAATAATTTTCGTTCCAGTTTTGGTggtaggtcatgcatcatatggACATTTAAGGATCATCTGATCTGGTAATGCAACTGAGCGGTACAAGCTCTGGTACATGTTCTTGTGATCTCCACAACAAAGAGGATgtgtttagttgcaccaaatttcatgaaaaatcacACCAAACTAAGGCTGATTAATCATGAAGTATCACTAAATTCCGTGATATCCGGTGGAACCCAATGCAACCAAAAGTAACGCCTtgaaagaaatgaagtctcacATGCATGGGAGGTTACCCTCTCAATATCCACTAACGACCTCATCCACATAAAGGGTACATTCAACTGAAGAAAAGGCCGAAGGTTTGATAGTTAAGATCTTCTAACATAGAGAAAATTTTGGGACATGGTCCCTTATGGTGGACATTATCATACCAATGGTCTAACTAACTCTACCCAGTGGCACTCACTTGTACAAGGGAGTATacgtttttatttttaattaatgtaATACCTGAGCCTATTCCATCATAGGTGCTTGTACGATCAGCATTGGGGAGGGATTAATTCGATTAGCGACTCAAATAGGTTGCTTTACAATGAGTAACGTGTCGCCCCTATACCCTTCTTAAGATCAAATTCTAGCTCAGATGCTCCATTTACTTTGACATCTTATTCGAGTGACTCAATTTAAATCATTTAATTATATTACTTAataatttgaaatatttttttcaacttaTTCACAGAGCCACTTTGATATCACTAATGACTATTGCGACTATTGTTTGAAGAAAGTGGATAAAGCCACTTTGATCAGGCCTATTTGTCTTGGCCGGTCAAGAGCCTGAGCGGACTCACGCTGGGGTTTCACTTCTTGGACAGATCTCGGCCCGGCCTCatcccggcccattgacaacccctACTTCCATGAGCCCCACTATAACAATGGGATGTCCAAAATATCAGCCTattcaataggtgggccacaacatacaaaaCGATGGAAAACTACTCATAACCTTCAAATTCACATGGTCGCCCACCTAATTGTAGAACTTTTTACTCAAGGAAAATCAAAGGAAGTAGCCTCAGATTGTAATACATAATCAAGTCCCACACTTGAATATTATTCTTCAAACTTGAAATATTACAGTACACAATCAAACGCCATTGGTGTAAATACAAAGCCATAAAAGCATTAAAAGCCCATTTGATCAATGTCATTGTAAACAATTTTCCTTCATTCCCATTTCAGAATGCTGTCTAAAACAGCTGTCCCAAGCATCTGATGTATTGATCTCTTTCACTCATATAGGGAAGGAACAAAGGCCCACAACCAAGATAAGGTCCCATCTGAATGAAGGGGGCATGATTTCCTAGACATGGGGTAAAAAGAGAAGGGCCCACCTCATTCAGATAACACACACAATTCCTAAATGGGCAGGAGtggggagaagaagaagatgatgatgatgataatgatgaccaAGACAATGACAAGGAAGATGGAAAAAGATGCAAAAGCAACGGAGGAGatcgaatgagagagagagagagagagagagagagagagagagagagagagagagagagagagagagagagagagcaatgcgAAATGAATTTAGCCCTCTTACTTATAGAAACTGATGAGATCGTAGACGGCCTGGGTGACAGTGACACCAAGGAGGAAAATGGCGGCCAAGAGGGAGATGAAAGCCCATGGGCTTCTGAAGTAAGTGTGCCAGAGGTTGGCCCTCCAACGATTCCTTCTCTTGTTGCAGTAAGCAGTCACCTTCTTATGCACCTCCCCTAGGCTATTGTCTGGATCGAATGACACATCCTGAGAGATACCATTGAAGAGCTTCGCTACGGATTTATCCGTCCCCACAAAATTCATGATTATCTTTCTTTTGTTGAGGAGGATTACATCTTTCTCTGTGTCAATAATATTGTCCATGAATGATACATATGAACTCACTTCAGTGCCGATGCCCGCATGAAGTTGCTCAAACGCCATTAGATTGAGAAATTTGGATTCTGTAGCGTCATCGACTATGATCTGAGGGAGCATTAGGATGCCCTTTTGGAACTTAATCTCTAGGCTGTGGGTTGGGATCATCATGAACCGGATTCCAGCCTCAAGAAGCTCTGTGGCAGGCCAGATCACATCTGCCGTTTCTTTGAGAGCCGGTTTCTTTTTAGTAGATTTTCCTTCAGGTGGGCCTGGAAGCATGCTCTTCCTTACCACGTCCAATACATGGAGGCGCTGGCCCATCTTAAAGGGTTGGGAACTGGGGGCAAAGAAATTCATTACGAGCTCGTTTATGGATTCCTCGTCCTGCATTGGTGAAATCAGGCAAAACAAATACGGTATGTTACTATGGATGCCCAAGGTCTATTTCTTTGcctatcaaggtgggccgcacctggCCACTCGTTGAGATTATTTAAACTCTCAATCATGGATGGACTGGTGCCAAAATAACACCTATGGAATAATCCTAGCCATTTCTTATTATTTGACCTTTTGAACATGGACACTTGATTTAGCTATCCATTTTCAAAGGCACCATCAACCCAAACGAGAAGAAAACTACAGTGCAGTCCAGGCGTTGGTATTGTGATCTCCATAATATTTCAAAGTGGGACTGGAATCCCCTGCAATACCTGTTTTATGTTTTAGGGATGTGTAAATCACTCCAGTCTGTGAGGCCCGCCATTTGCAACTATGTTTCTTCCACGAAAAACTTGCTAGGGTTTGAAAGTTaagagatttttattattattattttttaattatgatTCCGTTGGATATCATGTAAAGCTTTTGGGGAGAGACGCCTATTAGGTACTACTCCGCCGGCCGTTGCAATGAATAGACAGcggtcaccttgatgtatggtttttattCACGTGGATCCATcggttttaccagctcattttagagcaagaaaccaaaattgaagtaaagctcaagtggtccacaccataggaaatgatgtgaattgaacacccacagttgaaaacttcttggagggcAAAGAAGCTtttgatcaagctggtatttgtgttttcccttcatccaagcctgtGTGACCTAACGaaggggttggatgacaaataaacatctgtaggcaaggaaggtttcaatggtggacatcattatcccaactatttttcctgtggtgtggtccacttgagctttatatagtCTTCAATTTTGAGATGTCGCCTGAAATGAGCATAtaaaacgaatggatggcatgtatataGAACATGTCACGGCGGGCAGCGTAGTTTACTCGGTACCCATTCTGCTTCCTGAAAGTCCTTGTCGGAAACTCCTTATAAGGCGTTGGCCCCTGTACAGATTTTTTTCTAAAGCATTttttacatataataatattagaTTTTCCGTAGGCAGGAAAATCTCACTTGTTGCAATCTATTTGGACCACGTCATCACACATTACGTTTTGACGCCGTCAATATTGACATTGATCAATCAGGATGCGGGAAAGCAGgattccgtgtgtgtgtgtgtgtatatatatatatatatatatatatatagcggaacgcTCACCTGATTAATCAtgtaatatttggtgcaaccaaatacacCCAAAAGCAAAAGCTTAGGAAGAAGAAAAGCCACACCTGGGGGTTTCCACTTTCAACAGCTGCTAACGTCTTCAGCACCAGTAGAGGAAGCTGGTTTTCGATCATCAACATGTCTCTCTTTATGTGCGGCATGATACATAGTTTTCCATGCTTACTGAAGATTGGGTCATTGTATGCATAGTCAATAGGGATCTCCTTGCTCGTTCTGAAGATCTCGAGCATGAAACATCCATCAAGGATCATCAGCTTCAAAAATTTCTCTGGATGTCTCCATGCCTTATCCAGCTGCTTGTAGGAGTCCATCAGTTGTTCCATTAATTCCTCCAACGCCTCCATGAACTCTTCAAGCGTTTTATTACTCCTTCGAAGAAAGTGAAGGAGAGCTCTATGTTTGTGCTCTTCCATCGGTTTTAGACGCGGCTTGCCATGATGGTACGGCCCAAAGGAGACTACCTGAGGCTTGTAGGCCTTGCTGCGGCTGGTATCCCCAAAGCCTGTCGGTACCCTGTAAATCGAGTGCTGGCTCCAAAGCTCTTCTTCTGCTGAGCGGCTTATATATTGGAGCTTCGATTTAACATCGATGACCCAATCTTGATGTGAAGGTTGATGTATAGCTACGGTATTCTTTCCCATGGCTTCTCTAGAATGACTATTCGAGTCTGTTCTATACATTCTACATTTATAACAGATTAACAgacaatcttcttcttttttcttcttatttttcttcttcttttctttacaGTTGTAGTGAATAAAGTGAAAAGAAGCCATTGGAGTGAAACTCGTGTTTCACGTTAGCATGTGCACCTGTGTGTGGATCCACACGCGTGTGGCATTAACAAACATGAAGAACCCTTGGTTTAGGATAAAAAATTCAATAAGTTATGTGCATGGGCTCTTTGGAATGCAGTATGaaagaggagatgaaggaaaagaaaacaaacctCCATATTCAAGCTTCCTACGTACTCAAAACACATCATGCGTGTCAACgtggtgcatgcatgcatgcagtaTCATGGACGTTGATAGGGTGGTCCAGCAGTGAGTTCTCCTTAGCCTAAAAACCTGCTGGTATACACTTATTAGGTGAGCCACAAATGTTAGAAGAAATGGGCAGTGAGTAAAACGAAGAGCCGTGGCCTAGAACCCACGTGCATTAAGTTTTACCTGATGAGCTGTCTAGCCTGGGAGATTGGGATAAGACACTTGCCCTATGGGGATGTCTAAAATGGATGTCTCATATCTCAAATACGTACGTATGCCAGTATGGTGCGATTAAGTTTGGCACTTAAATATGTTGGGTTGCGGAAGCAATTTTAGAGTCGCATCACATAAGTAATAGGAAAACACAAGCAAAGCAACTATATAAAACACGCGTTTTAAGTGTAAAAGTCATCGCAGAAAAAACACGTGCTTTACTTGAAAAATCCTTGCTGAAAAAATCACGGCATAATGCAaccaacaatccactataaaaaaaattaattacgaGAGATAGAATTAATTTACAAATAACCTAAAAAGAAATCCATTCTCAAAATCTTAATTCTTCTTTACAATAAGTTCCAATTATTCATTCATGTGGCCtggcccacctaggcagccaCAACCAACTTGACAACTTCGAGCATCTAGAGGACCTTCTAATCCTAACAAAAGGGGAGCTCTTTCTTGACCGAGTGGGCCTAGGTATAGAAAGAGAATCATAGATAAGATCTCGACAATTTTTTCGATTTTGAATATGATAGGTGGAATCCTCTTCTTGTTCTTGAGGTCCAACCCGAATTGTATGTATTCTATAAAGCTGCATTATAATTTAATGAATACATctgtttcttgaaaaaaaaataaaaataaattattcatTCATGTGTTACACCTATTTACATAACCATAGATTTggaattagaaacaaaattaCCCACTTACATAGAAAATGCACATCCCATCAATCTAACCACTGATTGACCGACATCGATCGAGCATCCTTCAATCAATCGACGACATGATGTTCGATCATTCAAACATTCTCATAAGTCTTCAAAGAGCTAACATAATATTTCAGATTTATCTCAATTGATTGAGCCGCCATATTTGATCAACAAAACATGTCTAAAATTATCCAGAGAgttaattaaaaaattcaaaattttctcgATTGATCGAGGCTAGACTTGAtcgatcaaatccatgcttttcaaCAGATTGAAGGCACCAATTTCAACAGAACATGAGTGCAGCTGAATGTGGATTGGAAAAAGATTTAAACGGCTCAAATTCATCTCAGTATATCATAGGTGGAgatcttttttttaaaagcatgatTATTGGATCATCGGCAGTTCGAAATAACATCACGATATGGACAGTTCCAAGGATTATCCAAGCACTTTTCCATACACCAAGTGCCAACGCATGCTAGCAATCCTCAATCGCAATACAGAACAAGCCCGACAAAATAACTAGAGTGTTCCAATTACCAATTACTGATTCTTTTTCTTGTTTCCTGTGACACCATCATTTGACTATCGATTTATGTATCTAGAGTAAAATTGTATCAATGACATTTTCCCATCAAGAGCCCAGCTGACTAGGGTTGTAACTTTTGAAAATGACATTTGCAAAAATTATCCAAGCAGTACCTGATGTAAACATGTTTCTTCTATTGATGTTGTAACCACGACAAAAGCTTCTATATAGCTCATAATCTGACGATTTTGGGTGGAGTCCTTTTTCTTTCGCTTATCACGGGTCTTTTCGGAATGAACATGGACAGGATACCCGGAGCAAAGAATAGTTCATACGCATTTGCTATATGTATCACAGTTTTTTCCTCACTAAGATTACTGTTGAAATGTTTTGGATTGATAAAACCAATGACAAAAGATGAAGCTGTATTAAAGTTGAGGAAGTTgaaatgaaatttacaataagaAAGTGTTTACTGAAGTATAAAATCGAAATGAGAGCGAATCGTATCTTGAGCCACTGGCACATGGAGCATCCTCAACTTCTTCAACTTCAATACAGCTTCATCTTATGTTATCGGCTTTTATAACCTAAGTCATTTCAACACGAGCATAGTCAACAGTAATCCTAGTGAAGAAAAGACTCCAACACATATAGTAAATGCGTATGGTCTATTCTTTGCTCTGGATATTCCGTTCACGTTTATTCTTAAAAGACACATGACAAGCGAAAGAAAAAGGACTCCACCTAAGATCGCCAAATTATGGGCTACAAAGGcttttatccatcttggccatgaaattgtccacgaGATTCTCTACATCATTTATCCTTTTTCCCAATAAGGCACACTTGATGAACAAATCGAATGGAATATAAGTAGGCCACAATTTCCTCATTTTCGATTATATAATATCAAGTTTGATGTATTTGACTATTTTGATACTTGGGTTTAAAGTTGATTAGTTTAAATTAAGCAATTGTATTCATTTTATATAGCAGGCCTGCATGCACCTTACCTAACAAAAAACATCTATTTTAGAAGGCCCACATACACCTTACATGACAAAAAACATCCATTTTAGAACTCCCACATGCACCTTACATGACAGAAAACATTCATTTTAAAACTCCCACATGCACATTACATGACAGCAAACAAATCGAGTGTGAACAATAACTCCTCCTCTATTAAAGCTAAAATAGGTTCATTcgtatttacaaaaaataaatatatatacatacatatacacacacacacacacgcttgAATGCCGACCAATTTCTATTTTCAACGATGCACGTGTAACTCCACAaatcaatggtcaagatcatctatTCAGCCTGCCACTACTACAACGGTTAACGGTTCCCAGACCATCTCTGACTGTGGACCCCATGATGTGACGGATAATAAGGTAAAAAGCGAATGAGGCAAAACCAACCTTCAAGCGAGGAAGAGCACCACTTTGGTGGAAAGAGATCTGTTTTTGGCAGAGAAAAAAAATAACTCCCACGGGCCCACAGCGTGCCACCTTTGCTCGCAAGGTTGGCCCACCTCTACTCCATCACTTGATTCGGAACCGGTCATCTACAAGGTACTATCGTAGATGGCCCGTATGGAAATGTAAGATCTCAGCATGGATTGCCTGGATACGTAATATCCTTGTTGAGCAGACTCTGTGGGGCTCCCTGTAATGTACGACCCAATTCATCcgttttgcatatcattttaggacacgatccCAAattttgaggcagatccaaagcttaagaagaccacaccaaaggaaacagctaACAGGGATCAAAGGCCTACCTTTTCCtatggttgaaaacttttttgggggcaacagaagttttgaatcaaactgatatttatcaTTTCCCTTAAtataggtccatgtgaccttatgaaccagaAAATAGGGGTCGCTTGCCACCATGGATTTAggaggatttgaggggatttcaaatccttaataTGTTTGGCATCATAAATATATGTTTGGCACCATGAAGTAAatgggatttcaaatcccatcaaatccaagGTGAAAGGTTAGATTACAGCGAATCCTTTCGGAAGTTGCATGTATAAtacgtgtgtcactaggctactaatctattaGGAACATGGTCCACCAATGATATTCGAAAATAAAtagattatcaactgcatcactataattactttaatagaataatctgtgtgtgcgtgtaaatcaatggttaaaaatcattggttagtcactccaATGTGATTCTAGGCTTGTGGGTcatccaagacttgaaattttatcattttcaagcaaagaatatatttcaacaggcttaatacaactattgtgtcaaacaGTATATaagtacactaattagagatatttaaattaattaagtaattaaattcaaacccctgtaaatatactatatATAGCTAATTTTAAATTACAGTGATTTTGAacttagggtgccaaacacaaccgaAGAATTCCCGACGGccgttctagtaaggtttcaatgttggACGTCCTTATCCCCAATGTATGTtctgttttggatctgcctttttttttttggctcatgacctaaaaggAACTGAAattttggatggacggcatagataaaacacttatatatggGTGGGCCCCCCATAGTGGGGTCAATTGGAACATCCCTGAAGACCCGTCTCCAGCCATCCTCTTCCGTGGATGGTGCAAACGAGGTAAGACACCCGACCCAAGATGGTGCGGTTCTttccgtgggtcccaccctgatgtatgtattctgtatccattcggttcatctaatttttttcatatcattttaaggtactatTCCAAAACCGAAacatatccaattatcaggtggaccatactttagAAAACTGTAGTGACTGACgattaataggccacaaaagttttggatcaagctgatatttgttttttacattCATCCAGTCTCATTTAACCTTATCAAacgattagatggcaaataaagatcACGGAGACATAAAAGTTcgtcctgagaagtttttaagaTATAACGATTAATCACGCTGTTTCCTAGAGATGCTCCGCCTgatattttgatattgatatttttcgtttttagaatAATTGcctaatatggaaaaatggatggacagtgtaatacagaatacatacatcaaggtgggcccacgataaGGGCttcaccgtcttgggtgagtatGAGGtgtcacctaatctgctcccttaaaAGTCACATCCTGTCTGGGGTCCTCCAGCCTGTCTAAAGCTAATTATTCTCACggcagttatttgatactctggctgagcaTGACACTTAATACACAGGCACCTAGAAAATGTACCTACCCaatgtattaactcaaattaaaacttTTAAATTGCAGAGCGCACTGTCTCAGTTATATGCTAAAGATAAGAATGGTttaataatcctaacctctgagaTTCGTGGCCACTTGTTTTCTGGAATAAGACCATTGGGAATTTTCagttttaaattaaataaattttcagTAATCTAATTatcagaaatttgaaaaaaagcaTTTTGTTAGTACATGCCACCTAAACTGACATCCATACTTTGCACAGTTGAGCTTGAAGTAATTATATTACACCTATGTAATTTCTCAGTAATGTTTCACTGCCTGTGTATCATTTATTACACTttggcagagtatcaaagtatttataTTATTCTCATTGCTGTTTGTTACGCAATGGATTTGAATAAACTGTAACGCAGTCCATCGGCCACTTTAGGCAGTTCGAATAAAGGAGGATTACTGGTGGGGCATGTGCACCATATACAGTAGTATATATAGCATATGCAGTGTTGCTTACAAATATACAGTGGTGCAATGGCATATGTGGGGTACTTGATAATTTACAtttatatatatggatatataaCACAGCATTAATAAATGTGATACATTTGTggcactttttcttttttcttttttttcgagTAGGACCATCTccaaaactctttttttttcaaaaaaatgctTTTTATAACATTAATCAATCCGGCCTTGAACATTCGGACACCCCTTTACCTAAAATAGGGGGCCTATCGTAAAATAAGATAAACTGCACAAAGAAAGCATAGACCATCATAGCAATTTAATCGAACCTAAGCCAACCCTATCAAGAAAAATGGAACCTCTGACCTGATGAGGAAGTTCAAATTGGCTGTCAAAGCAAGAAGATAATTGGGCTCCGCTACCTTGCTAGGCCATCAAATCTGCCGGAGAATTCCCTTCTCTCAAAATATGCGCAAACATAATTTGATCCCCCCTATTCATCAAGTTTATCCCGAATATCCATGCTTTCCACTTCCATCCCGGCTCAGTCACTCCATTGAGCAGTTCGAATAAAGGAGGATTACTGGTGGGGCGTGTGCACCATATACAGTAGTATATATAGCATATGCAGTGTTGCTTACAAATATACAGTGGTGCAATGGCATATGTGGGGTACTTGATAATTTACATTTATATATATGGATACATAACACAGCATTAATAAATGTGATACATTTgtggcacttttttttttttttttcgagtagGACCATCTccaatactctttttttttttttttttcaaaaaaaacgtTTTCTATAACATTAATCAATCCGGCCCTGAACATTCGGGCACCCCTTTACCTAAAATAGGGGGCCTATTGTAAAATAAGATAACCTGCACAAAGAAAGCATAGACCATCACAGCAACTTAATCGAACCTAAGCCAACCCTATCAAGAAAAATGGAACCTCTGACCTGGTGAGGAAGTTCAGATTGGTTGTCAAAGCAAGAAGATAATTAGGCTCCGCTACCTTGCCAGGCCATCAAATCTGCCGAAGAATTCCCTTCTCTCAAAATATGCGCAAACATAATTTGAACCCCCCTCTTCATTTGGTTTATCCCGAATATCCATGCTTTCCACTTCCATCCCGGCTCAGTCACTCCATTGAGCATGTTTATTAATTGTCTAGAGTCTGATTCGATTATGATTCGCAACAATCCCCTTTGAAGACCATGGGATAAGCCATCATGTACGGCATGTAGCTCTACAGATG containing:
- the LOC131241360 gene encoding UPF0481 protein At3g47200-like, with amino-acid sequence MGKNTVAIHQPSHQDWVIDVKSKLQYISRSAEEELWSQHSIYRVPTGFGDTSRSKAYKPQVVSFGPYHHGKPRLKPMEEHKHRALLHFLRRSNKTLEEFMEALEELMEQLMDSYKQLDKAWRHPEKFLKLMILDGCFMLEIFRTSKEIPIDYAYNDPIFSKHGKLCIMPHIKRDMLMIENQLPLLVLKTLAAVESGNPQDEESINELVMNFFAPSSQPFKMGQRLHVLDVVRKSMLPGPPEGKSTKKKPALKETADVIWPATELLEAGIRFMMIPTHSLEIKFQKGILMLPQIIVDDATESKFLNLMAFEQLHAGIGTEVSSYVSFMDNIIDTEKDVILLNKRKIIMNFVGTDKSVAKLFNGISQDVSFDPDNSLGEVHKKVTAYCNKRRNRWRANLWHTYFRSPWAFISLLAAIFLLGVTVTQAVYDLISFYK